The following is a genomic window from Desulfofarcimen acetoxidans DSM 771.
ATGCTTCTTGAGGACTTTTTATGTTAACTTGGTCCTCTACATCATCTGGGAAAACATTAAACTGCAGCAAGGTTTTTAAATAAGCTGCTGATTTTTGTTCAATTCTTTCGCTTTTATCTGACTGCCTGACTAAGGATGCAAATAATTTACAGTGCTCTGTCTCTTCCAGAGCAAGCTTATGGAATATATCCTTAGCTTTTTGAGAATCCGCTTTTTCAGTCATGCTTCTGTAAAAACGGGCTCCTTTTTCTTCATTTAACATAGCCAAACGAGCAATGTCAGATACATTGAGTTGTTCCACGCATATCACCACCTAATAATTTTTCAATAAATTCTCATCCAATCGGTTATTAATTAAACTGCTGTAGATTTCCACAAGTTCTAGCGCACAATTGCGTGAGGAAATTTGTATCACATTTAAGCGGGCTTGTTTACTCATGTCATCACGTAATTTATCTTCTCTCAACAGTAACAGTACCTTTTCAATAAAAGCAGCTTCTGTAAAATCTGTTAAAAAACCGTCTTCCCCGTTAAATACCATTTCTGAAGAACCGAAAGCGTTAACCGCGATCACTGGAAGCCCTCCCGCTTTTGCTTCCGCAATTACCAAGCCTTGAGTTTCCGTAACAGACGGAAAAACAAATAAATCAGATCCGGCGTAACACTTAATAACTTCCGATTTTGGTAATATGCCGGTAAATACAACATTGTCTTTGATATTTAATTCTGTTACTGTTTTCTTCAATTCCTGCTCTTCCGGTCCTCCCCCTACCATCACTAAATGTGTTTCAGGCAACAAACTATATATTTGTTTGAAGCAACTTATAAGAAAGCTCACATTTTTTTCTTTACCTAAACGACCAACAAAAAGAAGTATTTTTTGTCGTTCAGGAATATTATAGTTATTACGCAACCACTCTGTATCAATTTTAGCATAATCATCTAAGTTAATTCCAGTAGGTAATTTTGTTACCGGGGTATTTACTCCGAAATTTTTGATATAGTCACCTATAATAGATGTAGGCACAATAATTTGATCACAATTGTTGCAAAAATCACTGCATAACTTCTGTGTTATCTCCCTTGTCACGTTTTGATTAAAAGGTATGTAATGCAGATAATGATCATATAGTGTGTGAAAGGTAAATACCAGGGGTATTCCCCTTTTCTTAGCGTAACGGGCTCCCAGGCGTCCTAAGAGAAATGGTGAATGCACGTGTATTACATCCAGATGTAATTTATCTATGGCTGGCTTAAAACGCCAGGAAAAAGGTACTGCCAGTGTGAAATCACGGTTAGTCGGCGCCGGTATTGAGGCAAAACGAAATACTCCCTCCTCATCCCCGTCACAATTTTTGTTCATGCTATGAGGATACCTGGGAGCAAAAATAAAAACACCGTGTCCTAATTTCCTTAACTCTTGTGTAAAGCTTTCGATAGAGCTAACTACCCCACTGGTATAAGGCAGATAACTGTCAGTGAAAACTCCGATTTGCATTTTACAGTAGCGCCATCCTTTTAAAAAATTAAAGACCTCTTAAAAACTCTGGCTTTAATTTAGCTTTTTGCGGATTCTTTAATACTGAATCCAGCATTGCTACTAATTTATCCTTATCTTGATTTAATATACCTTTGACGGGCAGATAATTAGATGCGTGATTGCAGCGGAAGACACAACTATCCAAATACAAATTTTCAATAATCATTTTTAGTTCAGCCAGTGACTGTTCCGCTGTCAGTATATTAAATTGACCGGCTTTTATTCTTCTGTAGATAGGCGCATTCTCCATTATCATCAAAGTTAATAAAGCCAGGTAGCTTGGATTAATGGCACTTGCAACTCTGGCACTCTCAACTGCGTGCTCCCGTGACCTTTCAGTGCTGCCAAGCCCGAGTATTAGTGTTGCGGAAAGAACAAAGCCGGCAGCCAGCGCCTTCCTCCCCGCTTCAATCATTTGCTCTGATGTAACACCCTTATTAATCTGTTTAAGTATAATGTCACTACCACTTTCGATTCCCATATATAAAATTTGCAAACCGTGTCTATGTATCTCTTTTAGTTCCTCGGGTGATTTGGCCAATAAATCTTTCGGCCCGGCATACATGCTTATTCTCTCCAGTCCGGGAAAAACTTCATAGAGATAATCAAGTATCTTGATTATCTCTGCTGATTCCATGGCCAGAGCATCACCGTCAGCCAGAAATACTCTTCTCACATGCAGGTAATTTATTTTACAGTAATCAATGTCTGCTTTTATTTCTTCCCAGGATTTGATACGAAATCTCTTTTCTCTGTACATTCCACAAAAGGAACAGGCATTATGTTTGCAGCCAATAGTAACCTGGATTATCAGACTATAGGCTTCACTGGGAGGTCGATAAACAGGTTCTTCATAAATCAATTTCATCACCTTCAATAATAAATATTACTATAACTATCTGCCCAAACAAATGCCAATTTGTTCGGCGGTTTTTACCATTTGACCTTCAGGGGATACTTGTCTTAATTCTCCTACAGCCTCGCTCAGAGGCACTGATTTTATATCTGGAGTGCGCAGACAGACCATTTCACCAAATTTTTTGCTGTTTAATAAATGAATTGCGCCGTTTCCATAACGTGTGGCTAAAATGCGATCAAAGGCCGTAGGCGAACCACCTCTCTGTAAGTGTCCCAGTACTGTTACTCTGGTCTCCATACCTGTACCTTCCTCAACTTGTACCCCCACTAAATTGCCTATGCCACCCAGACGAACCGGATCCGGGCTGTCTTCAATATGCTTTTGTACAACCATATGTCCACCGAGAGGCATTGCACCTTCAGCAACAACAATAATGCTGAATTTCTTTCCATGATCCCTGCGTTCTTTAATTTTACCTATTACTTTTGACATTTGGAAAGGTATCTCCGGTAATAAAATCACATCTGCTCCACCGGCCAGCCCTGATTGTAAAGCAATCCAACCGGCATAACGCCCCATGACTTCCAATACCATTACCCTGTGATGCGACTCTGCCGTTGTATGTAATTTGTCAATGGCCTCTGTAGCAGTAGTTAATGCCGTGTCAAAGCCAAAGGTTTGATCCGTGGCCGAAAGATCATTATCAATAGTTTTGGGTACACCAATTACCGGTACCCCTATCTGGTGAAAACCCAGAGCTATTTTCAGAGTACCGTCTCCGCCTATAACAATCAGCGCATCAAGTTCATTTTGGTGAAGATTATTTTTAACTTGACTGGACACATCAGCCAAAACCTTTTTCCCGTCTTGAATAACCGGATAATTAAAAGGATCATCTCTATTGGTAGTGCCCAGTATCGTTCCGCCTCTCGGCAAAATCCCCATAACATCCTTTTCTGTTAATTTCCAGGTTTGATTATGAATTAGGCCCCCAAAACCGTCCAGTATACCTACAACCGATATACTATAACTGGCAGCAGTTTTTACAATGGC
Proteins encoded in this region:
- a CDS encoding 6-phosphofructokinase, which gives rise to MLSGKIKKIGVLTGGGDCPGLNAVIRAIVKTAASYSISVVGILDGFGGLIHNQTWKLTEKDVMGILPRGGTILGTTNRDDPFNYPVIQDGKKVLADVSSQVKNNLHQNELDALIVIGGDGTLKIALGFHQIGVPVIGVPKTIDNDLSATDQTFGFDTALTTATEAIDKLHTTAESHHRVMVLEVMGRYAGWIALQSGLAGGADVILLPEIPFQMSKVIGKIKERRDHGKKFSIIVVAEGAMPLGGHMVVQKHIEDSPDPVRLGGIGNLVGVQVEEGTGMETRVTVLGHLQRGGSPTAFDRILATRYGNGAIHLLNSKKFGEMVCLRTPDIKSVPLSEAVGELRQVSPEGQMVKTAEQIGICLGR
- a CDS encoding radical SAM protein — encoded protein: MIYEEPVYRPPSEAYSLIIQVTIGCKHNACSFCGMYREKRFRIKSWEEIKADIDYCKINYLHVRRVFLADGDALAMESAEIIKILDYLYEVFPGLERISMYAGPKDLLAKSPEELKEIHRHGLQILYMGIESGSDIILKQINKGVTSEQMIEAGRKALAAGFVLSATLILGLGSTERSREHAVESARVASAINPSYLALLTLMIMENAPIYRRIKAGQFNILTAEQSLAELKMIIENLYLDSCVFRCNHASNYLPVKGILNQDKDKLVAMLDSVLKNPQKAKLKPEFLRGL
- a CDS encoding glycosyltransferase family 4 protein yields the protein MQIGVFTDSYLPYTSGVVSSIESFTQELRKLGHGVFIFAPRYPHSMNKNCDGDEEGVFRFASIPAPTNRDFTLAVPFSWRFKPAIDKLHLDVIHVHSPFLLGRLGARYAKKRGIPLVFTFHTLYDHYLHYIPFNQNVTREITQKLCSDFCNNCDQIIVPTSIIGDYIKNFGVNTPVTKLPTGINLDDYAKIDTEWLRNNYNIPERQKILLFVGRLGKEKNVSFLISCFKQIYSLLPETHLVMVGGGPEEQELKKTVTELNIKDNVVFTGILPKSEVIKCYAGSDLFVFPSVTETQGLVIAEAKAGGLPVIAVNAFGSSEMVFNGEDGFLTDFTEAAFIEKVLLLLREDKLRDDMSKQARLNVIQISSRNCALELVEIYSSLINNRLDENLLKNY
- a CDS encoding ferritin family protein; translation: MEQLNVSDIARLAMLNEEKGARFYRSMTEKADSQKAKDIFHKLALEETEHCKLFASLVRQSDKSERIEQKSAAYLKTLLQFNVFPDDVEDQVNIKSPQEALSIGIQAEKDSILLYQELFNNATSEKTKNILSQLLQEEKMHLIELRHHLEELY